The Desulfobacterales bacterium genome includes a region encoding these proteins:
- a CDS encoding ABC transporter permease codes for MNHTAELTYFGMTAAYLLLIPVFLLAMRYQLGIVRDSLWAVTRMSVQLLLVGLYLRYVFEWNSLWVNMLWVLIMTAVAAWTTLRQAGLPVRVMFPATFTALTVTFLSVLFYFIILIVGKSPSDASLLIPIGGMLLGNSLRSNVVVLERFFRQMRDKRSEYELRLLFGANRSEALRPFMQTALRAGVKPQIATMATLGIVSLPGMMTGQMLGGSTPMTAIQYQIAIMVGIFAVDMISTVLLLEVLAHYAEKDEIAKGKAN; via the coding sequence ATGAATCACACTGCCGAATTGACGTATTTTGGAATGACAGCCGCCTATCTGCTGCTGATTCCGGTTTTCTTGCTGGCGATGCGCTACCAACTGGGAATCGTGCGCGATTCGCTGTGGGCGGTGACGCGCATGTCGGTGCAACTGCTGCTGGTTGGGTTGTATCTGCGCTATGTTTTTGAGTGGAACTCATTGTGGGTCAATATGCTCTGGGTTCTTATCATGACCGCCGTGGCGGCGTGGACGACGTTGCGGCAGGCCGGGCTCCCGGTCCGGGTGATGTTTCCGGCTACATTTACGGCGCTGACCGTCACGTTTCTATCTGTATTGTTCTATTTCATTATCCTGATCGTCGGGAAGAGTCCCTCGGATGCCTCGCTGTTAATTCCGATCGGCGGGATGCTGCTGGGCAATTCGCTGCGCAGCAACGTGGTGGTCCTGGAGCGGTTTTTCCGCCAGATGCGTGACAAACGTTCGGAATACGAGCTGCGGCTGCTTTTCGGGGCGAATCGGAGCGAGGCGCTGCGGCCATTCATGCAGACTGCGCTGCGTGCCGGGGTTAAGCCTCAGATTGCAACCATGGCGACGCTGGGGATTGTATCGCTTCCGGGCATGATGACCGGCCAAATGCTGGGCGGCTCGACACCGATGACGGCGATTCAATACCAGATTGCAATCATGGTGGGCATCTTCGCGGTCGATATGATTTCGACGGTGCTGCTGCTCGAAGTCCTGGCCCACTATGCGGAGAAGGATGAAATCGCAAAAGGAAAGGCTAACTAA
- the arsB gene encoding ACR3 family arsenite efflux transporter, whose product MKKQKYAGISFFEKNLTLWVVLCMVAGVLIGKYLPAIPGFLSRFEYAKVSIPIAVLIWLMIYPMMMKVDFASIKNVGRNPGGLYVTWVVNWLIKPFTMFGIAWLFFYVVFKALIPPELARDYLAGAVLLGAAPCTAMVFVWSHLTRGNAAYTVVQVATNDLIILVAFTPIVAFLLGVGGISIPWSTLLVSVFLFVVIPLAGGILTRNYVIKAHGEEYFNKAFIPKFNNVTIGGLLLTLVLIFSFQGDVILGNPLHIVLIAIPLIIQTCFIFFIAYLACRKLCLSHDIAAPAGMIGASNFFELSVAVAITLFGASSPAVLATIVGVLVEVPVMLALVRFSNRTRAWFPEPRPFQGEK is encoded by the coding sequence ATGAAGAAGCAGAAGTATGCTGGAATCAGTTTTTTCGAGAAAAACCTCACGCTCTGGGTCGTGTTGTGCATGGTTGCCGGAGTTCTCATTGGCAAATATCTTCCGGCCATTCCCGGCTTCCTGAGTCGGTTTGAATACGCTAAGGTTTCCATCCCCATCGCCGTCCTGATCTGGCTGATGATTTACCCGATGATGATGAAGGTTGACTTCGCCAGCATAAAAAATGTCGGACGAAACCCGGGCGGTCTCTACGTTACCTGGGTTGTCAACTGGCTGATCAAGCCTTTTACGATGTTTGGGATTGCGTGGCTTTTCTTTTACGTCGTTTTCAAAGCATTGATTCCGCCGGAGTTGGCACGCGATTATTTGGCCGGTGCGGTTCTTCTGGGAGCGGCGCCCTGCACCGCCATGGTCTTTGTCTGGAGTCATCTGACTCGAGGAAATGCGGCCTATACCGTGGTCCAGGTGGCTACCAACGACCTTATTATCCTGGTCGCCTTTACGCCGATAGTCGCTTTTTTGCTGGGCGTAGGAGGGATTTCAATTCCCTGGAGCACTCTGTTGGTATCCGTTTTTCTGTTCGTGGTGATTCCGCTGGCCGGGGGTATCCTCACCAGAAACTACGTCATCAAGGCCCACGGGGAAGAGTATTTCAACAAGGCTTTCATCCCGAAATTCAACAACGTTACCATTGGAGGGCTGCTTCTGACCCTGGTGCTGATTTTTTCGTTTCAGGGTGATGTCATTCTTGGCAATCCTTTGCATATCGTCCTGATCGCCATTCCCTTGATAATTCAGACCTGCTTTATATTTTTTATCGCCTATCTGGCGTGCAGGAAGCTCTGCTTGAGCCATGATATTGCCGCGCCTGCAGGGATGATCGGGGCCTCTAATTTCTTTGAGTTATCCGTTGCGGTCGCCATCACATTGTTCGGGGCGTCTTCTCCGGCGGTTCTGGCAACGATTGTCGGGGTATTGGTCGAGGTCCCGGTGATGCTTGCTCTCGTCCGTTTCTCAAATCGAACCCGGGCATGGTTCCCGGAACCCCGGCCATTTCAGGGAGAGAAATAA